One segment of Micromonospora parathelypteridis DNA contains the following:
- a CDS encoding NAD(P)/FAD-dependent oxidoreductase, producing MNPKRILVVGAGHVGLYAALRLSKKLSSREAEVMVVDPQPHMTYQPFLPEAAAGNISPRHSVVPLRRELRRCKMVAGTVTRIEHDRKVATVQPISGPAREITYDHVIVAPGSVSRTLPIPGLHEQGIGFKTIGEAIYLRNHVLDRLDVAAATPDEEVRRSALTFTFVGGGYAGIEALAEMEDMARDALRYYPELKQDEVRWVLVEATQRVLPEVDRDMGAYTVQQLLKRNMDIRLDTRLESCVDGVVKLSDGDSFRSDTIVWTAGVKPSPMLDSTDFPRDDRRRITCLPTLQVVDGDQVVEGAWSAGDCAAVPDLTKEPGNFCSPSAQHAVRQAARMADNIAAVIRGREPVDYKHKHVGSVASLGLHKGVAQVYGIKMTGWPAWVMHRTYHMSRIPSFNRKVRVVVDWSLAFFLKREVVALGQLHDPREEFVEASQPVGAPRV from the coding sequence GTGAATCCGAAGCGGATCCTTGTGGTTGGTGCCGGGCACGTCGGTCTGTACGCCGCGCTGCGCCTGTCGAAGAAGCTCAGCTCCCGTGAGGCTGAGGTCATGGTGGTGGATCCCCAGCCACACATGACCTATCAGCCGTTCCTGCCTGAGGCGGCAGCGGGCAACATCTCCCCGCGGCACTCCGTGGTGCCGCTGCGGCGGGAGTTGCGGCGCTGCAAGATGGTGGCCGGCACGGTCACGCGGATCGAGCACGACCGCAAGGTGGCCACCGTGCAGCCGATCAGCGGCCCGGCCCGGGAGATCACGTACGACCACGTGATCGTGGCTCCGGGTTCGGTCTCCCGCACCCTGCCGATCCCCGGCCTGCACGAGCAGGGCATCGGGTTCAAGACCATCGGCGAGGCGATCTACCTGCGCAACCACGTGCTGGACCGTCTCGACGTGGCAGCGGCCACGCCGGATGAGGAGGTCCGCCGTTCGGCGCTGACCTTCACTTTCGTCGGCGGTGGGTACGCCGGCATTGAGGCGCTCGCCGAGATGGAGGACATGGCTCGCGACGCCCTGCGTTACTACCCCGAGCTCAAGCAGGACGAGGTTCGCTGGGTGCTGGTCGAGGCCACCCAGCGGGTGCTGCCCGAGGTCGACCGGGACATGGGCGCCTACACCGTGCAGCAGCTGCTCAAGCGCAACATGGACATTCGGCTGGACACCCGGCTCGAGTCCTGCGTCGACGGGGTGGTCAAGCTCTCCGACGGTGACAGCTTCCGGTCCGACACGATCGTGTGGACGGCCGGCGTGAAGCCGTCCCCGATGCTGGACTCGACTGACTTCCCGCGCGACGACCGTCGGCGGATCACCTGCCTGCCCACTCTCCAGGTGGTGGACGGCGACCAGGTGGTCGAGGGCGCGTGGAGCGCCGGTGACTGCGCCGCCGTGCCGGACCTGACGAAGGAGCCGGGCAACTTCTGCTCGCCGAGCGCGCAGCACGCGGTGCGCCAGGCTGCCCGGATGGCCGACAACATCGCGGCCGTGATCCGGGGCCGTGAGCCGGTCGACTACAAGCACAAGCACGTCGGCAGCGTCGCGAGCCTCGGTCTGCACAAGGGCGTCGCCCAGGTGTACGGGATCAAGATGACCGGCTGGCCGGCCTGGGTCATGCACCGGACGTACCACATGAGCCGGATCCCGTCGTTCAACCGCAAGGTCCGCGTGGTGGTGGACTGGTCGTTGGCGTTCTTCCTCAAGCGTGAGGTGGTCGCCCTGGGGCAGCTGCACGACCCGCGCGAGGAGTTCGTCGAGGCGTCCCAGCCGGTGGGCGCGCCCCGCGTCTGA
- a CDS encoding Bax inhibitor-1/YccA family protein produces MKTSNPVLARLGQAAERERSAGYAPAGPYGQPGIPQQYPSQAGYPAAPPTVAPMTVDDVVVKTVALLGILGITAAAAWVLVPDSLVGVAWIGAAVVGLVLGLIISFSRMADPALVITYAVVEGVFVGMVSKAFETLYDGIVLQAAVASFGIFFLMAMLYRAKVIRATPAFVKGMIAVMTGLFAVMLINFVLAIFGVNTGLRDGSPLAIGFSLVCIVVASLSFVLSFKEIEDGVRMGLPQRYSWVAAFGILVSLVWLYIEILRLLSYFQGDD; encoded by the coding sequence GTGAAGACCTCGAACCCGGTGCTCGCCCGGCTCGGCCAGGCGGCCGAGCGGGAGCGCTCCGCCGGGTACGCCCCGGCCGGGCCGTACGGACAGCCCGGCATTCCCCAGCAGTACCCGTCCCAGGCCGGTTACCCGGCCGCGCCGCCGACCGTGGCGCCGATGACGGTCGACGACGTCGTCGTCAAGACCGTCGCTCTGCTCGGCATCCTCGGCATCACCGCCGCGGCAGCCTGGGTGCTCGTGCCCGACTCGTTGGTCGGTGTCGCCTGGATCGGCGCGGCGGTGGTCGGCCTGGTCCTCGGTTTGATCATCTCGTTCTCCCGGATGGCCGACCCGGCGCTCGTCATCACGTACGCGGTCGTCGAAGGCGTCTTCGTCGGCATGGTCAGCAAGGCGTTCGAGACGCTCTACGACGGCATCGTGCTCCAGGCCGCCGTGGCCAGCTTCGGCATCTTCTTCCTGATGGCGATGCTCTACCGGGCGAAGGTCATCCGGGCCACCCCGGCGTTCGTCAAGGGCATGATCGCGGTGATGACCGGCCTCTTCGCGGTCATGCTGATCAACTTTGTGCTGGCCATCTTCGGCGTCAACACCGGCCTGCGCGACGGCAGCCCGCTGGCGATCGGCTTCAGCCTGGTCTGCATCGTGGTCGCCTCGCTGAGCTTCGTGCTCAGCTTCAAGGAGATCGAGGACGGCGTTCGGATGGGCCTGCCGCAGCGCTACTCCTGGGTGGCCGCGTTCGGCATCCTGGTCAGCCTCGTCTGGCTCTACATCGAGATCCTGCGCCTGCTGAGCTACTTCCAGGGCGACGACTGA
- a CDS encoding Bax inhibitor-1/YccA family protein, translating into MRSNNPVLNRLDETGRVEARVLGARDVEPMTVDDVVTRTVGLLLVTGAAAVVSWVVIPDAAWLGAALAGSALASIALVLVISLRGITNPAPIVGYAVLQGLLLGVASRTFEQVYPGIVVQAVAGTFGVFLGMAALYRARVIRATPRLARLVIGTLLGIAVLSVVNLVSYLISGRPGLEVYSVSGEVGWLPYAFSVVAIIAGAFSFILDFDLVERSVRDGRPRRYAWLSAFGLLTGLVFLYWQILRLLSYLRR; encoded by the coding sequence GTGCGCAGTAACAACCCGGTGCTCAACCGGCTGGACGAGACCGGCCGGGTGGAGGCCCGGGTGCTCGGCGCCCGCGACGTCGAGCCGATGACGGTCGACGACGTGGTGACCCGTACCGTCGGGTTGCTGTTGGTCACCGGCGCGGCCGCGGTGGTGTCCTGGGTGGTGATCCCCGACGCGGCGTGGCTCGGCGCCGCGCTCGCCGGCAGCGCGCTCGCCTCCATCGCGCTGGTCCTGGTCATCTCGTTGCGGGGGATCACCAACCCGGCGCCGATCGTCGGCTACGCCGTGCTCCAGGGCCTGCTGCTGGGAGTGGCGAGCCGCACCTTCGAGCAGGTCTACCCGGGCATCGTGGTGCAGGCGGTGGCCGGCACCTTCGGCGTCTTCCTCGGCATGGCGGCGCTCTACCGGGCCCGGGTGATCCGGGCGACGCCCCGGCTGGCTCGCCTGGTGATCGGCACTTTGCTCGGCATCGCCGTGCTCAGCGTGGTCAACCTGGTGTCGTACCTGATCTCCGGGCGACCAGGCCTGGAGGTCTACAGCGTCAGTGGGGAGGTCGGCTGGCTGCCGTACGCCTTCTCGGTGGTGGCAATCATCGCCGGGGCGTTCAGCTTCATCCTCGACTTCGACCTCGTTGAGCGTTCGGTGCGCGACGGCCGACCCCGCCGGTACGCGTGGCTGAGCGCGTTCGGCCTGCTCACCGGGTTGGTCTTCCTCTACTGGCAGATCTTGCGGCTGCTCAGCTACCTACGCCGTTGA
- a CDS encoding acetyl-CoA C-acetyltransferase has product MPIESSRDAVIVATARSPIGRAHKGSLRDVRSDDLAATIVQAALDKIPQLDPTTIDDLYLGCGLPGGEQGFNMARVVSTLLGLDTVPGATLTRYCASSLQTTRMAMHAIRAGEGDVFVSAGVEVVSRYARGSSDGLPPEAQALVGGGWENPRFAAAAERSKRRAQGGAETWTDPREAGELPDIYLTMGQTAENLAQVYDVTRADMDEFGVRSQNLAEKAIADGFWAREITPVTTPNGTVVSTDDGPRAGVTLDAVAGLKPVFRPDGRITAGNCCPLNDGAAAVVVMSAQRAEELGLTPLARIVSTGVTALSPEIMGLGPVEASRQALRRAGMTIDDVDLVEINEAFAAQVIPSYRELGIPEEKLNVMGGAIAVGHPFGMTGARITGTLLNALEWHDKTIGLETMCVGGGQGMAMVLERLN; this is encoded by the coding sequence ATGCCGATTGAGTCGTCCCGCGACGCCGTCATCGTCGCCACCGCCCGCTCCCCCATCGGCCGGGCGCACAAGGGTTCCCTGCGCGACGTCCGCTCCGACGACCTCGCCGCGACCATCGTCCAGGCCGCCCTGGACAAGATTCCCCAGCTCGACCCGACCACGATCGACGACCTCTACCTCGGGTGCGGCCTGCCCGGCGGCGAGCAGGGCTTCAACATGGCCCGGGTGGTGTCCACCCTCCTCGGTCTGGACACCGTGCCCGGCGCCACGCTGACCCGCTACTGCGCCTCGTCGTTGCAGACCACGCGGATGGCGATGCACGCGATCCGGGCCGGCGAGGGTGACGTGTTCGTCTCCGCCGGTGTGGAGGTCGTCTCCCGCTACGCCCGGGGCAGCTCCGACGGGCTGCCGCCCGAGGCGCAGGCCCTGGTCGGCGGCGGCTGGGAAAACCCGCGCTTCGCGGCGGCCGCTGAGCGCTCGAAGCGCCGCGCGCAGGGCGGCGCCGAGACGTGGACCGACCCGCGCGAGGCCGGGGAGCTGCCCGACATCTACCTGACCATGGGGCAGACCGCGGAAAACCTGGCCCAGGTGTACGACGTGACGCGCGCCGACATGGACGAGTTCGGCGTACGCAGCCAGAACCTCGCCGAGAAAGCCATCGCCGACGGCTTCTGGGCCCGGGAGATCACCCCGGTCACCACGCCGAACGGCACCGTGGTGAGCACCGACGACGGTCCCCGCGCTGGCGTCACCCTCGACGCGGTCGCCGGCCTGAAGCCGGTGTTCCGCCCGGACGGCCGGATCACGGCAGGTAACTGCTGCCCGCTCAACGACGGCGCAGCCGCCGTGGTGGTGATGAGCGCCCAGCGGGCCGAGGAACTCGGCCTCACCCCGCTGGCCCGGATCGTCTCCACCGGTGTGACCGCCCTGTCGCCGGAGATCATGGGCCTCGGGCCGGTCGAGGCGTCCCGGCAGGCGCTGCGCCGGGCCGGCATGACCATCGACGACGTCGACCTCGTCGAGATCAACGAGGCGTTCGCCGCGCAGGTCATCCCCTCCTACCGGGAGTTGGGCATCCCGGAGGAGAAGCTGAACGTGATGGGCGGCGCGATCGCGGTCGGTCACCCGTTCGGCATGACCGGCGCGCGGATCACCGGCACCCTGCTCAACGCCCTGGAATGGCACGACAAGACCATCGGTCTGGAGACCATGTGCGTGGGCGGCGGCCAGGGCATGGCCATGGTGCTCGAACGGCTCAACTGA
- a CDS encoding SGNH/GDSL hydrolase family protein produces the protein MNERSERGVTAGLAGRLGRAAAISLLAGTVGGAAVLAGEAFVARHRRYAQPELGLALRATIGRAGAPPLRLVLLGDSSALGVGVDRLDDTIGGQLANLLAEGPTGRRVHLSSVGVSGSRSTDLATQVARALLGERPDVALILIGANDATGLRRPSDASAYLGAAVHRLREARVEVVVGTCPDLGAVRAIAPPLRQVVGWSGRRMARAQTTAVLDAGGSVVDLATETGPVFRADAGTLCHDGFHPSADGYRVWAHALLPAIAAAATVATRR, from the coding sequence ATGAACGAGCGCAGCGAGCGGGGCGTGACCGCCGGCCTCGCCGGCCGGCTGGGTCGGGCGGCGGCAATCTCGCTGCTGGCCGGCACCGTGGGAGGCGCCGCCGTCCTGGCCGGTGAGGCGTTCGTCGCCCGGCACCGACGCTACGCCCAACCGGAGCTGGGGTTGGCCCTGCGGGCCACGATCGGCCGGGCGGGCGCTCCGCCGCTGCGGCTGGTGCTGCTCGGCGACTCGTCGGCACTGGGGGTGGGTGTCGACCGCCTCGACGACACCATCGGCGGCCAGTTGGCCAACCTGCTCGCCGAGGGCCCGACCGGCCGGCGCGTGCACCTGTCCAGCGTCGGCGTCTCCGGGTCCCGCTCGACCGACCTGGCCACCCAGGTGGCCCGGGCCCTGCTGGGTGAACGGCCGGACGTGGCGCTGATCCTGATCGGCGCGAACGACGCCACCGGGCTGCGCCGGCCCTCCGACGCTTCGGCCTATCTGGGCGCGGCGGTGCACCGGCTGCGCGAGGCACGGGTCGAGGTGGTGGTGGGCACCTGCCCCGATCTCGGTGCGGTTCGTGCCATCGCGCCTCCGCTGCGCCAGGTGGTCGGCTGGTCCGGGCGTCGGATGGCCCGCGCACAGACCACGGCCGTGTTGGATGCGGGCGGTTCGGTCGTCGACCTCGCCACCGAGACCGGGCCGGTGTTCCGGGCCGACGCGGGGACGCTCTGCCACGACGGCTTCCACCCCTCCGCCGACGGCTACCGGGTGTGGGCCCATGCGCTGCTGCCGGCCATCGCCGCGGCGGCGACGGTCGCGACCCGACGCTAG
- a CDS encoding YkvA family protein: protein MGKTLKRSAAFTALARALAAGARGGPSLGTRLAALPRMIRATTKGEYDGGLRLALMTAATAYIVSPIDLLPEIPLAIFGLADDAVMITWLAGSVLSETDRFLEWEARRSSVIPGRLVP, encoded by the coding sequence ATGGGGAAGACACTGAAGCGCAGCGCGGCGTTCACGGCCCTGGCGCGGGCACTGGCGGCCGGGGCCCGCGGTGGGCCGTCGCTGGGCACCCGGCTGGCGGCCCTGCCCCGGATGATCCGGGCCACCACCAAAGGGGAGTACGACGGTGGCCTGCGGCTGGCCCTGATGACCGCGGCGACGGCGTACATCGTGTCGCCGATCGACCTGCTCCCGGAGATCCCGCTGGCGATCTTCGGGTTGGCCGACGACGCGGTCATGATCACCTGGTTGGCCGGCAGCGTGCTCTCCGAAACCGATCGCTTCCTGGAGTGGGAGGCCCGCCGCAGCTCTGTCATCCCCGGGCGGCTGGTGCCCTGA
- a CDS encoding cystathionine beta-synthase yields MQYYDNVVDMIGNTPLVRLRNVTEGIQATVLAKVEYLNPGGSVKDRIALRMVEDAEAAGLLKPGGTIVEPTSGNTGVGLALVAQLKGYKCVFVCPDKVSQDKQDVLRAYGAEVVVCPTAVAPEDPRSYYNVSDRLTREIPGAWKPNQYSNPANPRSHYETTGPELWKQTEGGLTHFVAGVGTGGTISGIGRYLKEASEGRVRVVGADPEGSVYSGGTGRPYLVEGVGEDFWPETYDQGVADEIVEVSDKASFEMTRRLAREEGLLVGGSCGMAVVAALEVARKAGPDDVVVVLLPDGGRGYLSKIFNDSWMARYGFLDNSGAEPTVADALASKPGGLPELVHVHPTETVRDAIDYMREYGVSQLPVLKAEPPVVTGEVAGSIAERDLLDALFTGQAHLHDTIERHMGDPLPMIGGGQPVSEAVGLLEKSDAALVLVDGKPKGVLTRQDLLAHLGAH; encoded by the coding sequence GTGCAGTACTACGACAACGTCGTCGACATGATCGGCAACACCCCGCTGGTACGTCTGCGTAACGTCACCGAGGGCATCCAGGCCACCGTGCTCGCCAAGGTGGAGTACCTCAACCCGGGCGGCTCGGTGAAGGACCGGATCGCGCTGCGGATGGTGGAGGACGCCGAGGCCGCCGGCCTGCTCAAGCCCGGCGGCACCATCGTCGAGCCGACCAGCGGCAACACCGGTGTCGGGCTGGCCCTGGTGGCCCAGCTCAAGGGCTACAAGTGCGTCTTCGTCTGCCCCGACAAGGTCAGCCAGGACAAGCAGGACGTGCTCCGGGCGTACGGCGCCGAGGTGGTGGTCTGCCCGACCGCTGTCGCCCCGGAGGACCCGCGCTCGTACTACAACGTCTCGGACCGGCTGACCAGGGAGATCCCCGGCGCCTGGAAGCCCAACCAGTACAGCAACCCGGCCAACCCGCGCTCGCACTACGAGACCACCGGCCCGGAGCTGTGGAAGCAGACCGAGGGCGGGCTGACCCACTTCGTGGCGGGCGTCGGCACCGGCGGCACCATCTCCGGCATCGGCCGGTACCTCAAGGAGGCCTCCGAGGGGCGGGTGCGGGTCGTCGGAGCCGACCCGGAGGGCTCGGTCTACTCGGGCGGCACCGGCCGGCCGTACCTCGTCGAGGGCGTCGGCGAGGACTTCTGGCCGGAGACGTACGACCAGGGCGTGGCCGACGAGATCGTCGAGGTCTCCGACAAGGCGTCGTTCGAGATGACCCGTCGGCTGGCCCGCGAGGAGGGGCTGCTGGTGGGTGGCTCCTGCGGCATGGCGGTGGTCGCCGCGCTGGAGGTCGCCCGCAAGGCCGGCCCCGACGACGTGGTGGTGGTGCTGCTGCCGGACGGCGGCCGGGGCTACCTCTCCAAGATCTTCAACGACTCGTGGATGGCCCGGTACGGCTTCCTCGACAACTCCGGCGCGGAGCCGACGGTGGCCGACGCGCTGGCCAGCAAGCCGGGCGGGCTGCCGGAGTTGGTGCACGTGCACCCCACCGAGACGGTCCGTGACGCGATCGACTACATGCGCGAGTACGGCGTCTCGCAGCTGCCGGTGCTCAAGGCCGAGCCACCCGTGGTGACCGGCGAGGTGGCCGGCTCGATCGCCGAGCGGGACCTGCTCGACGCGTTGTTCACCGGCCAGGCGCACCTCCACGACACGATCGAGCGGCACATGGGCGACCCGCTGCCGATGATCGGTGGCGGTCAGCCGGTGAGCGAGGCTGTGGGCCTGCTGGAGAAGTCCGATGCGGCCCTGGTCCTGGTCGACGGCAAGCCCAAGGGAGTCCTGACCCGCCAAGACCTCCTGGCCCACCTGGGCGCCCACTAA
- a CDS encoding GNAT family N-acetyltransferase, with protein MTVTLRPATDSDLMAVGALHQRSRVAAYSAFLSAEALADPTPEAMGRYWAERWHWERDTHRLTVAERAGALVGFSHLGPDDEDDPATGLLNAIHLDPVEQGRGTGRTLMVDALDGMRARGWRRAVLWVLRDNAHARSFYERGGWIPTGDERDEAIGSAPTRQLRYTRPL; from the coding sequence GTGACCGTCACGCTCCGCCCCGCGACCGATTCCGACCTGATGGCGGTGGGTGCCCTGCACCAGCGCTCCCGGGTCGCCGCGTACTCCGCCTTTCTGTCGGCCGAGGCGTTGGCGGACCCGACACCGGAGGCGATGGGGCGGTACTGGGCCGAGCGGTGGCACTGGGAGCGCGACACCCACCGGCTGACCGTGGCCGAACGGGCCGGGGCGCTGGTCGGGTTCAGTCACCTGGGCCCGGACGACGAGGACGACCCGGCCACCGGGCTGCTCAACGCGATTCACCTCGACCCGGTCGAGCAGGGCCGCGGCACCGGCCGCACCCTGATGGTGGACGCGCTGGACGGCATGCGGGCCCGAGGCTGGCGGCGAGCCGTGCTCTGGGTGCTCCGGGACAACGCCCACGCCCGCTCCTTCTATGAGCGCGGCGGCTGGATACCCACGGGCGACGAACGAGACGAGGCGATCGGCTCAGCACCAACCCGACAACTCCGCTACACCCGCCCGCTCTAA
- a CDS encoding ribonuclease Z: MSMRELVVLGTASQAPTRQRNHNGYVLRWDDEVILFDPGEGSQRQLLHTTVTATDLTRICVTHFHGDHCLGLPGTIQRLSLDRVPHPVAVHFPAGGAEYFARLRHATSFYETAELQVTPIEADGQRIDLRCGTLEARRLRHPIETYGYRLVEPDGHRMLPEKLTAYGIAGPAVGELIRVGHLDLDGRRVTRDEVSVPRPGQRFAFVMDTGLCDGVYALAEHADLLVIESTFLESEAALAAEVGHLTAAQAARVATESGVRRLVLTHFSQRYNDPRRFHDEARAHFDGDLIIAEDLITVQLPPRRVASAG; encoded by the coding sequence ATGTCCATGCGCGAGCTGGTGGTGCTGGGGACGGCCAGCCAGGCGCCGACCCGCCAGCGCAACCACAACGGGTACGTGCTGCGCTGGGACGACGAGGTGATCCTCTTCGACCCGGGTGAGGGCAGCCAGCGCCAACTCCTGCACACCACGGTCACCGCCACCGACCTGACCCGGATCTGCGTCACCCACTTCCACGGCGACCACTGCCTCGGCCTGCCCGGCACCATCCAGCGGCTCTCCCTGGACCGGGTGCCGCACCCGGTCGCCGTGCACTTTCCCGCCGGTGGCGCCGAATACTTCGCCCGGCTCCGGCACGCCACGTCCTTCTACGAGACCGCCGAGCTGCAGGTCACCCCGATCGAGGCGGACGGCCAGCGGATCGACCTTCGCTGCGGCACGCTGGAGGCACGCCGGCTGCGACACCCCATCGAGACGTACGGCTACCGGCTCGTCGAGCCGGACGGCCACCGGATGCTGCCGGAGAAGCTGACCGCGTACGGCATCGCCGGTCCGGCCGTCGGCGAGCTGATCCGCGTCGGGCACCTGGACCTCGACGGGCGCCGCGTGACCCGCGACGAGGTGAGCGTGCCCCGACCGGGGCAGCGGTTCGCGTTCGTGATGGACACCGGCCTCTGCGACGGGGTGTACGCCCTCGCCGAGCACGCCGACCTGCTGGTCATCGAGTCGACGTTCCTGGAGTCGGAGGCCGCGCTCGCCGCCGAGGTCGGCCACCTGACCGCGGCGCAGGCCGCCCGGGTGGCGACCGAGTCCGGGGTACGCCGGCTCGTGCTCACCCACTTCTCCCAGCGCTACAACGACCCGCGCCGGTTCCACGACGAGGCACGCGCACACTTCGACGGCGATCTGATCATCGCCGAGGACCTGATCACGGTGCAGCTTCCACCCCGCCGGGTAGCCTCGGCCGGGTGA
- a CDS encoding YciI family protein, with product MAEYLIYFNQQWVGDHTEEWFRGRGPLAAAVVNEIKAAGEYVFAGGLEEDGPVFSADATSGTTMFADGPYVETKEWLGGLTVVDVADEETARMWAGKIAEACGWPQEVRRFGRGPQSAGE from the coding sequence ATGGCCGAGTACCTCATCTACTTCAACCAGCAGTGGGTGGGTGACCACACCGAGGAGTGGTTTCGCGGGCGCGGGCCACTCGCCGCGGCGGTCGTGAACGAGATCAAGGCAGCCGGGGAGTACGTGTTCGCCGGCGGCCTGGAAGAGGACGGCCCCGTCTTCAGTGCCGACGCCACGAGCGGCACGACGATGTTCGCCGACGGGCCCTACGTCGAAACCAAGGAGTGGCTGGGCGGGCTGACCGTGGTGGACGTGGCTGACGAGGAAACGGCCCGGATGTGGGCCGGCAAGATCGCGGAAGCGTGCGGCTGGCCCCAGGAGGTCCGACGGTTCGGCCGCGGCCCGCAATCCGCTGGCGAGTGA
- the msrA gene encoding peptide-methionine (S)-S-oxide reductase MsrA — protein MFLRRMNAEMVSPDQALPGRPIAMPVADRHEVLGTPLKGPFPEGLQVAVFGMGCFWGAERLFWTLPGVYTTSAGYAGGITKNPTYEETCSGRTGHAEVVQVVYDPSKINYEDLLKVFWENHDPTQGMRQGNDVGTQYRSAIYTTTDEQRTIAESSRDAFQPIVTRAGKGEITTEIAPLGSYYFAEDYHQQYLAPTKNPNGYCNHGPNGMSCPVGVARVGG, from the coding sequence AGGCCCTGCCAGGTCGCCCGATCGCCATGCCGGTCGCCGACCGCCACGAGGTGCTGGGCACCCCGTTGAAGGGCCCGTTCCCTGAGGGCCTTCAGGTCGCGGTCTTCGGCATGGGCTGTTTCTGGGGCGCCGAGCGGCTGTTCTGGACGCTGCCCGGCGTTTACACCACCTCCGCCGGCTACGCGGGTGGCATCACCAAGAACCCGACGTACGAGGAGACGTGCTCCGGCCGGACCGGGCACGCCGAGGTCGTCCAGGTGGTGTACGACCCGAGCAAGATCAACTATGAGGACCTGCTGAAGGTCTTCTGGGAGAACCACGACCCGACCCAGGGCATGCGCCAGGGCAACGACGTGGGCACCCAGTACCGCTCGGCGATCTACACGACCACCGACGAGCAGCGGACCATCGCCGAGTCGTCCCGGGACGCGTTCCAGCCGATCGTGACGCGGGCCGGCAAGGGTGAGATCACCACCGAGATCGCCCCGCTCGGCAGCTACTACTTCGCCGAGGACTACCACCAGCAGTACCTGGCTCCGACCAAGAACCCGAACGGGTACTGCAACCACGGCCCGAACGGCATGAGCTGCCCGGTCGGAGTCGCACGAGTCGGCGGCTGA